The genomic DNA caatcttacttcccttctcccccaaagcaatctgtcagtctttactttgtttccatgttgtaccttaatccaaattgagtgtgatgagagagaaatcatatccttaaggaagagacaagaagtctaagaggtaacaagatcagacaataagatatctggtttttttcctaaattaaagggaatagtccttgaactatgttcaaactccacagctctttatctggatacagatggcactctcctttgcagacagcccaaaattgttcccaattgttgcactgatggaatgggcaagtccatcaaggttgaacatcacccccatgttgctgttagggtatatagtgtttttctggttctgctcatctcactcagcatcagttcatacaaatccctccaggcttccctgaaatcccatccctcctagtttgtaatagaacagtagtgttccatgacatacatataccacagtttgctaagccattccccaattgaaggacatttatttgatttccagttctttgccaccacaaacagggctgctataaatatttttgtacaagtgatgtttttactttttttcatcacctcttcagggtatagacccagtagtggtattgctgggtcaaagggtatgctcatttttgttgccctttgagcatagttccaaatttctctccagaaaggttggatgagttcacagctctaccaacagtgtaatagtgtcccaagatttcccacaacccttccagcaatgatcattatcctttctggtcttattggccagtctgagaggtgtgaagtggtacctcagagaagctttaatttaacATTAGTGAATATTAACTAATTCAGATCGAAGCAGTACTACCAATTGGAACCATATCTGGTTTAATTCATTCCCAAGGAACTtggttcaattttatttatttatttattttaacttcagAGTCATTTTAAAATACAGTAGGCAGTATGATTTAGGGCAAAGAATGTTAGATTGGAAATCTgatgatttgggttcaaatccagggtCTGCTAGCCTCTGTCTTCTCTGCTTGGACCAGATaatctccaaggttccttccagctctaaatcaaagATCCATAAGTTGGAGATTGGTGATGATTGGAATTTTAATAATGTCCCTAATTTTAGATTTCATTTGAACTGAATAGGGGCTTATATAATAGGAGAAGgcagaagaagggaagaagttgATATTATCTGTCATAGTTAGAAAAGCTGGGAAAaggtggtttttgtttttatagatttCTTGGGGTAGAAGAGACCTCTTGGAGGCTAGCCACCCTCCTTAGCTGAATCCAGAAGGGTATGTATCACAAAAAGTACATGTTTCTGAGTGCTTCAGTTTTAGCCCTCAGTCTAGAGTAGTGAAACAGACAGGTTTGTGATTGAGATTCAGATCCTCAAGACAAGAATCTATCAACAGATCATGGataacaaagagagaaaaatgttgtTTGGACCTTGACACATTTTTTTTATGGAGTCTGGAGCAGAACACTTCCAAAATATGAGCATGGAACCCTGGTTGCCCTGTTTATCTGTGGCACCCTGGTATCTTACTCCTATTGTCCTGACCTTTATAAGGGTATCAGAGAGTTGATGTTTCTGAGTTAAAGATTGCTTTCTTGTGATCAACCAATCTCAGATTACTCTGCtttattcttttcaaatgaaTTCCTATACTTCTTTTAGGAACTGGTGGACCAACTCTATTCATTTCGTGACCACTACTTTGAGACACATCCAGTTGAGTATGCTGGTCAGAAGCATCAGGATGTGCGAGAAGAAATGGAGAAGACCCTACGCAAAATGGAGGAAACAGTAGGTATGGCTCTCTAGATTCACTATAGAACATCAATGTACCTTTGTCAGGGAAGTTGAtagcttcttccttcttttgtatATTCTGTAAAGAGATCATTGCTAATTGGTCAAACAAACTACTGTGCATGCAGGAAATTGAAATAGCCCTATACTAAATCTCCCAGACTTTCAGATTCTTTCACCCTAGGGTCACACCACTGTGATGTGGAAGGGCTCTTGTTTTAGCCGGAATAGTTCAGTAATCTTGCTTTCACTTTTCCAACTTGAATGTAACTCCCAGAATTCTTTTCCTATACCAACAATGTTCACACCACTCTCTTACTTAAAAACCTTCATTGACTTCCTATGATCTATAGAATAAAGTCTAAACTAGGCCTTCTGTGGCCTTTCAAAGCTCTCTTAATGCAGTAAGTATACAGTACCTTCCTTGTACTAGGCTAGGTTAAAttgttcctactctcaaggactTCACCATTTAATTGGCAAGAAGCAGTATCTacttagaaaattatatatatatgtgtatgtatgtgtgtatatatatatatatatatatatatatatatatatatatatatatatatgaagtatataTAAAGTAACTTACAAGAGGAAGATACTAGCAGTTGGGAGAATCAGTATAgacttctttttttggcaaggcaaatggggttaaatgacttgcccagggtcacacaactaggtaatgattaagtttcttgaggctggatttgaactcaggtcctcctgactccagggtcattgctctatctactgtgccctagccaccccagtatagacatctttttctttaaaaaatttttttttgcaaggcaatgaggttaagtggcttgcccaaggccacacaggtagttattaagtgtctgaggtcagatttgaactcagatattcctgactccaggaccagtgctctatccactgtgccacctagctgcctgagtaTAGACATCTGGTAGGAGACTGTAAATTAGTCTGGCTTCCCACTATCATTCAGTCAAgctgctctttccaaagttattaatgatctctctctctctcttttttattaattgatattttatttttccaacttttcaactttcatccacatgcatatggatatttttaaatttcataatttccttccaccctcccttcccattcccctctccttagcagtgaacagtcaggtgaatattgtacatacaaatttgtgtttaacatgctttcagaatagtcattttcagtatgaggaataaggattaagggaaaagaaagaaaatcatgagataagaaagaaatgcataagagaaattttttaaaaagtgaaggtaGTGTTATTCAGATTCTTtaggacttttttgttttgtttttcttcctctggatggggatagcattggtctcctagggttgtctctctaaactgttgagaggagctgcatccttcAATGTCGATCAACtcatgttattgttaatgtgtacaatgttctcctggttctgctccctttgctcagcgtCAGTTCCTGTCActtattccatacttctctagagtctggtcattattgggttttttaaaaagtttttttaaaaggaaaatggcttgcccaaggccacacagctaggtaattagtatctgagctggatttgaattcaggcactcctgattccagggccagtgcactgtgccatctagctgcccccattcttgttttcttatagaataatagtattgcataacattcatataccataacttgttcagccattcctcaattgatgggcatttcctcaatttccaattctttgccactacaaaaagagctgctatgaatatttaagaacatgtgggacttttcccatttttttatgatttcccaTAACTTCATAATATCTTTCTCATATGCTACCTGCTCTCTTTTCACTCTACCACTACCTTGGTCTAGGCCTTCATCATTTCTCCCGTTGCCTCTTCCGATAGTCTGCTGGTTGGTGTCCTttcctcaagtttctccccaatTTAGTTCATCCTTCACTCAACTGTCAAATTGGTCTTCCTAAAGTGAAAGACTGACTATGTTGTTTTCCTACTTATtaaaactccagtggctctctattcCTCCAGGATCATATAAAAGAAATAGGCATTTCATCTTCAGTCATAAGAACTCGGTTTATTGTTGCATAGATCAGAATTCCAAaacctttcaaagttgtttttcttcataacattattgtcattatttaagtttttctctgttttgctcacttcactcaacattagttAATAGATTTCTTCCCAGTTTCCTCTTAAATTgatcattttgtcatttcttctgaCACAATACTATTCTATTCCATCaattcataaaccataatttatttatttattcattctccaGTAGGAAGGCACACTCCTAGTTTCCAGATTTTTatgaaaagagttactataaataatttagatcgtttttctctttctttgatctctttgaggtatagacctattagtggtatagctggatcaaaggtacGTAGTTTGGCTACTTTtagggcatggttccaaattgctttccaaattgCTAAGACCAATCCATAGTTATGCCAACAGCACTACCcagatttatcattttcttctttgttatggATGAGAGATAAAACTTTggagttgctttaattttaatttttttttaatgattagtgatttgaaattatttttcttatggtCATTGATatcttggattctttttttttctttttaatttttcagtttcaagtttttctctctccttcaattCCCTACTTTATCCTTTGTTAGGATACTCATTAATCACacaaaatcatgcaaaacatttctatattatctatgtttctaaaaaaaggacaaggaaaataaggaaataaagaataagCTTTAGTCTGCACAGTTCTCTGgtgatgaatagcatttttcatcatgagtcatgGAATTCTggtagatcattgtattgatcagagttacATAGTCATTCTCAGTgtattgttctcctagttctcacttcactttatgtcagttcatatgtctttccagaTTCCTCTGAAACaatccttgtcatttcttaaagtacgATAGTATTCCACTACAAGCATATACcgtaacttgttcagctatttctcaattgatgggcatatatactcatttccaatttttgccactccaaaaaggATTTTATGATTAAGTCATTTTGGgctttgttttccagaatgattagattagttcacagctccagccaGCAATGATGACTTCATTTAAAACCTTTCTTCAACTGTTTTACTTCTTTTCAACAAACTACTGTAGACCTTAATTATTTCGCTTATGATGCTTTATTctattatttgtctttttatgtcCATggcatatttttatgtatattacTCAGGTAAACTATAAACTTCTTGTCTTAGTTTGTAATAATTTATAACCCTAATACTTAGTACAAATTCAATACTTGTGTGGATGATAATTTTCCCCAAGTCTTCTCACTGGTATGGAGCTATTCCCTGGGAAAAAGATCCCTTTTGAGATTGTCtcagatttcaatttttttttaccttttcctcctTCATAGGCTTTTCCCAGGAAAAGCCCTGGGTTCTTATGCTGACAGGAAAGGCTCTGAATGTGACTCCAGACTATAATCCTCAGGCTGAGGAGTTTTTGTCGAAGGCTGTGAAGCTGGACCCTGAGCTGGTGGAAGCCTGGAACCAGCTGGGTGAggtgtactggaagaaaggggatGTTGCAGCTGCACACACCTGCTTCTCTGGAGCCCTCTCCCATGTGAGCTTCCTGCTATATTTACAGGAATCACATATGGAAAGGATGAAATTCCTCTGCTATCTGGAAATTCCAcccccccctaccccccccccccccatgccagGTTGAAACTAACCCAGAATTAGAAGACTAGAAACAGGAATTGAGGAACAAGCCTGGAAGAGGGAATAAGGAATAAGGGACAAAGGACtaagaaagggagaaagtaaTGGATTTGGGTGAGGGACAGCCAGGAATCAAAACAAAGTTAGATTTAAAACCTAGTATAGGGGGATGGAACAAGGAGTGATAAAAATGAGACTAAGATTAGAAATGAGAATGTTGAGAAGATGGGTTCAGGGAATATGATTTATGAGAAAGAAATGGGGTCAGCAGGGTTCCAAGAGGGTTGACTGtgtatctctttcatttttagtACAAGAACAAAGTTTCTCTGCAGAATTTGTCAATGGTGCTTCGTCAACTGCGAACTGAGACTGGTGAGGAACATTCCCGCCATGTCATGGATAGTGTCCGGCAGGCCAAGTTAGCTGTGCAGATGGATGTACATGATGGGCGGTCATGGTGTGAGTGCTTTCCTAAAGGATCTGTATCTTTTGTTTTCAGATGctgtaattttattttgataGATTTGGGGAACTTCTGTTGAGTAATTGTGAGGAGAAAACTATACTACTTCAGTATGCATAGGGTTTGATTCAGAACTGTTTCCATCATCTATTCTTTGGCTCTGGAattaagcaaatttttttttttttttagattcttgtCCAGGACTTTAAACTTTTTTGAATCATAAAACTTTTGGTAATCGGGGGAACCCTGTGAAATTCTTGTCagtataatgtttttaaatgtataaaacaaaatgcaTAAGATTGTAAAGCAAATCAGTTGTTTTGAAATacagttaaatatttttaaaaaccaaattcatAGGCCCTAGGATAAAGGGTTTAGAAAGCTTTGGGCTTTCAAAAATGATACAAAGCTACCCTAGGCATGGGACCTATGGGATAAAATGGAAAGGTCTAAAGCTGATTATGGATAAAAACTTGGATTTATGCTATTTATTTACCTGCTTTTGCATTTCTCATTCAGATATCCTAGGGAATGCatatctctccctcttcttcaacGCTGGCCAAAACCCTAAAATTTCCCAGCAAGCTCTCAGTGCTTATGCCCAAGCAgtgagtatttttgtttttttgttttaatttttgtttaaggcaaggggtttaagagacttgcccaagatcacacagccaaacaattattaaatatctgaggccagatttgaacccaggtcctcctgactctagggtcagtgctctatccagtgctctatccactgcgccacctagccgccccaccaagCAGTGAGTAGTAGTAATCACCTGGGACAGAGGGATGTGGGGTAGCAATAGACTTCCTAATACAAATGATTGTGGCCTTTAAATAAATAACATGAGAAATACTTTCTGTCACCTTACAGGTTTGGATTTACAAAGTTAGTCATTTAGATTTGTTTTATTATGCACATGCTTGTGCAGGGAACTACTGTCCCCTGAATGGCATGAGACAATTGACCAGACTGCCTATGTTTACTGAATCAAAGAATGCAGCATGCACTGATTTCAGTTTTTGTTCTTTATATGGAAATTGAATTCTATTACCTTGTAATAATTGTTTTTAGTAGTAGTTAATGATAGTTTTTCTTAATAATCACTAGTATTTTATTACACATTTTAAATAGCAATGTGTATTTGTCTTTCTAATTAAATTTAAGCTAATGATCTATGTTTTAGTAATTTAATAATCTAGTCCTGAAATTCTTCCAGGTTTAACTGGGAAAAACCTTAAATTCATCctgaattttctttgtatttaaagcCTGGTAGGACATGTTCCTAGCTTCAAAATCACACTTTTCCCCTTAAGAAATCCCCAGCAGAGAGATAGCTTCTACTTGCTCACAACTTTTTAGAAAACATTAATCTGTCCtcactttgtatttaattttcagaACCTCTTtgcttttctgtctttctgcatatTTTTTTTGCACAGAgactacttttactttttttgtgcATTACAAAGCTTTGCTTCTgttaagcaaaagaaaattacaaCCACTTGTTGTTTGCTCTGCAATTGTActtttctagtatctttgtccTGATGAATGCTTTACTTTTCAAAGAATAGATAGCTTCACTGGGGCAGTAAGTAGGTTTCCAGCAGGTTTCATCATCTATGCTCTGTCAGAGacctatttttttattcataaaagatccttttctttttcttccttttagaacctagattttaaaaatagtaacacCTGTATGTataatgcatacacacacatatatatgcatatacatgtatgtgtatctgTATACATGCaatacatgtattcctgtatcaTACCGTTATATAAGCTTATACCCATACCCCACTCttgtattatgtatataaaattttcttaCTTTGTGCTTGGCCTGTGTGTTTTCCTACAAGGAATACTcattcttgtatttcttttttttattgttttttgaattttacaatttttcccccagtctcactttccttcccccaacccccacaggcggcagtctgataatctttactttgtttccgtgctttacattgatcaaaattgaatgtgttgagagaaaaatcgtatctttgaggaaaaaataaaatataagcaatcGCAAAATTACacaagataccttttttttttaaattaaagataatagtctttggtccttgtCTAAACTCCACAATcccctctttggatacagatgctattctcccttctcagatacccccaaattgtccctgattattattgtactgatgaaatgagcaagtccatcaaaattAATCATCAGTCCTACGCTGCTGTTATGGTGTATactattcttctggttctgcttatcccactcagcatcagttcatgtaaatccttccaggcttctctgaatttccatctctTCTGGTTTTCATCCTTGTATTTCAGTTGGGAAAGAGAAACATCTTTCTAGATATGTCCAGTATTATTTCAGATAGAGGAAATGAGTTAGGATAAGGtatattttttccatcttaaCCACAAATATGGGGAAATTTATTAACTTCAGTAATTTgttgacatttctttttctctcattgttTCTTGTACTGTACTATACACAGAATTGTTTATCTCTTTGATCtttattacattttccttttaaatttaaagcaGTTATGTACTTTCCCCATTCTGCTTCTTGCTTTGAGAACTATAATCAAATCAGAACTACCCTTGTTTGTGAAAAGGGTATGTTGCTGGGCTATTTTATTATGTTTGATTTCCTAGGCCCAAATGCCTCTAATTGGCCAAAACTTGCcttatatatgctgtttccttctATCAGAAGGAAGTAATTACTTTTTGAGAGTAATTACTGTCTCTTGTTTGCATTTGTGTCCCCACAAGGCTTAGTATAATGGATGGAATATGCATAATAATTACTTTTTGATTCATTCACTCAATGcttttacatttattcattttactctTAAAATATTCTGtcatttaattataataatattttaaaagcatacaTGAAACAGTAACATGGATAAACAAATCACTCTATCACATTCATTATGAACCTTTTAGTGTCTGGTATTGATCCTCTCTTTTTGGTGGAGTTGATAGCTACTGTATCTATAACAGAAACAGCAGTATAACAGAAAGAGGCTAGGGGTCTCTCTTGTCATGGAGGGAAATCTTGAGTGCTTTTGTGAGGTGCCCAAGCCATGTTTTGAGTGATCATTCTCATGTCTGAAACAACTTCTTAATGAATTATTACCTTTTTCCAATATCTCACTTTAGGAAAAAGTGGACAGGACTGCTTCCAGCAATCCAGATCTGCACCTGAACAGGGCCACGGTAAGGCTAAGGGTAGGACAATTTATAACGCATGCAAATGATAATGTATTAAACTTTAGTTTATTGATATAGCTGATTATAGCAAAGTTTGGTATGTTCATCTTGAGAGAatacaaaaatttttttggtggggggatgTCAGCTCAATCTCATGATAACAGAGAGACACactagagggaaaggagagggattGAAGAAGTGGGAGGTACTATGTATAAAGGAGTTAGTTGGAAAATGGAAGAAGTTTGGGAAGATTTCTGTTCATTTAGATATTACATTAATGACATATAAGTGAgatatcaaaatatatgaatgtaaaaaaTTTTGCATATTGTCAAGTCCTATAACAAGGTTAGTTAATATATTGTTCAGTGCAAATATTCTGGGGAAAGAATCTTAATCATTTCTTTATATGCAGCTATATAAATATGAGGAAAGTTATGAGGAGGCCCTGGAAGGCTTCTCTAGAGCTGCAGCACTGGACCCAGCCT from Macrotis lagotis isolate mMagLag1 chromosome 4, bilby.v1.9.chrom.fasta, whole genome shotgun sequence includes the following:
- the TTC5 gene encoding tetratricopeptide repeat protein 5 gives rise to the protein MSLWLRASSCFSVVVVLGEARAAAGGTMADEEEEAPQPVQLLQELVDQLYSFRDHYFETHPVEYAGQKHQDVREEMEKTLRKMEETVGFSQEKPWVLMLTGKALNVTPDYNPQAEEFLSKAVKLDPELVEAWNQLGEVYWKKGDVAAAHTCFSGALSHYKNKVSLQNLSMVLRQLRTETGEEHSRHVMDSVRQAKLAVQMDVHDGRSWYILGNAYLSLFFNAGQNPKISQQALSAYAQAEKVDRTASSNPDLHLNRATLYKYEESYEEALEGFSRAAALDPAWPEPQQREQQLLEFLDRLTNLLDSKGKVKGKKLQNMLGNLRPAQLGPCGDGRYQAASGQKMALELKPLSTLQPGLNSGTVVLGKVLFSLTTEEKVPFTFGLVDSEGPCFAVTVYNMVQSWGVLIGDSVAIPEPHLRCHQIQHKGKNYSFSCIRVETPLLLVVNGKPQGSSSQAASTVAYRPQSE